AGCCGATGCCGTGGCGGCCCAGCAACGCATCAGCGACGAGCTGGAGCAGTCCGGGGTGACGATTTCTCGGGTTGGAGTGCTCGTCGGATCACGGTGGTCGCGCACCACCGAGCAGTTCGACTGGTCGCCCGGCGACCTGCTGGTCTTGGGGTCCAGCGAGCACGCTCCACTGGCCCGGGTGTTCCTCGGATCGACCGCCACCCGCATCGTGCGCACCTCCCCGGTGCCGACGGTGCTGCTGCCGCGTCGTCGACGGGCCTGATCAGCCGGCGTGGGCGAACACCTCCGCCCGGGCGTGCACCGCGACGTCCGGGTGGTCGGTGATCAGGGCATCCACTCCGGCCCGCGCGAAGATCGCCAGCTCCGCCAGTCCGTCACCGAACTCCTGCGGGACCCGGCTGGAGCGCAAATCGACTGGCAGGAAAGTGTTTTCGGTCCGGAAGGTCCACACGTGCACGCGCAGGCCGACGTCGTGCGCATGGCGCACCAGGTCGGTGGGCCGGCCCAGGGACCCGTCGGATCGGCGCACGATCACCTGGTCCTTGCTCGGGCCGATGCCGGTGACCCACGTGGAGATCAGGCGCAGCGCGCGCGGAGTCACCAGATCGGCGTACGTGCGCGCGTCCGCGGTGCCGGCCAAGTCCGATGGCGCGCCCTCCCGCTCGGTGAGCATCAGCAGCGGGGTGCGCAACCCCAGATCCTCCCGTAGCCGGATCAGGCTCGTCAGTTCGAAGGACTGCACGAAGACCGGTGCGTTCGGCGCATCGAGGCGGGCATCACGCAGCGC
The window above is part of the Branchiibius hedensis genome. Proteins encoded here:
- a CDS encoding glycerophosphodiester phosphodiesterase family protein, with amino-acid sequence MVAYRLDEPPLVIGHRGASGYRPEHTLPAYELAARLGADSLEADLVMTADGVAICRHENELSRTTDVAARREFADRRTSRVVDGVERTGWFSEDFTLAEIKTLWAVERLPRLRQANTIYERRLRIPTFDELLALRRSLSQELSRIVGVSPELKHAAYFRARGLDLEGAVTHALRDARLDAPNAPVFVQSFELTSLIRLREDLGLRTPLLMLTEREGAPSDLAGTADARTYADLVTPRALRLISTWVTGIGPSKDQVIVRRSDGSLGRPTDLVRHAHDVGLRVHVWTFRTENTFLPVDLRSSRVPQEFGDGLAELAIFARAGVDALITDHPDVAVHARAEVFAHAG